One region of Eupeodes corollae chromosome 1, idEupCoro1.1, whole genome shotgun sequence genomic DNA includes:
- the LOC129941854 gene encoding 60S ribosomal protein L13a, with amino-acid sequence MTGLNNRAVVIDGRGHLVGRLASVVAKYLLQGGKVAVVRCEELNLSGHFYRNKIKYLSYLRKRCNVNPARGPFHFRAPSRIFYKAVRGMVPHKTKRGQAALARLRVFDGIPPPYDKKRRVCVPIAMRVLTLRSDRKYCQVGRLSSEVGWHYQDVVKSLERKRKAKLRVTLKHNKIMKKLTVKARENIAKAAEPFNKIIQSYGYEC; translated from the exons ATGACTGGTTTAAATAACAGG GCCGTTGTTATCGATGGTCGTGGCCATTTGGTCGGCCGATTGGCATCTGTAGTTGCTAAATACCTGCTGCAAGGCGGCAAGGTCGCTGTTGTACGATGCGAGGAGCTTAACCTCTCCGGACACTTCTACAGGAACAAAATAAAGTACCTGTCCTACCTGCGCAAGAGGTGTAACGTTAACCCTGCCCGTGGTCCTTTCCATTTCCGTGCCCCATCAAGGATTTTCTACAAAGCTGTAAGAG GCATGGTACCACACAAAACCAAGCGTGGACAAGCTGCTTTGGCTCGTCTTCGTGTGTTCGATGGTATTCCACCACCATACGACAAGAAGCGTCGCGTTTGTGTACCAATCGCTATGCGAGTGCTGACCCTCCGTTCTGACCGTAAATACTGCCAAGTCGGTCGTCTGTCCAGCGAAGTTGGATGGCATTACCAGGACGTTGTCAAGAGTCTGGAGAGGAAGCGCAAGGCTAAGTTGCGTGTGACATTGAAACACAACAAGATCATGAAGAAGTTGACGGTCAAGGCACGCGAGAATATTGCAAAGGCAGCCGAACCCTTCAACAAGATCATTCAGTCTTATGGTTACGAATGTTAG